The genomic interval GAAGAAATGTatacggaaaataaataatgaagttCAATGAGGAATTGCTTTCATTTAATCTAAATAGTATGGTCAGATATTGGTAGACATAATTGAAATTGTTGGAAAGTCATTGCTTATCATACAAATATGGTCCCAATATGGCATACAAACATTATCATCACCAACAGTAGCTGTAGCCAAAGTTAAATCTAGACATTACTTGAAAATGTTTGTATGGGACCCAAAAATCCTGAATTTGTCAGGTTCGAGTCAACAAGAAGTGAACTCAAACAAAGGGAAGTGTTTCATAAGTGATGGtttgtaatgaatgaatgcataaGAGCTACCTCTGCTGATGTGAGCAGGTCCGTCACAGCTTTATACAGGATAGTGTTGAGGATCTTGCAGCGGTGACTGTCCTCGTGGTCCTTCCTGCTGGGCAGGTTCAGAGGGGAAGGTTTCTACGGGGAAGGGAAGACATTTTAGCCTCTCCTTTCCAATCCATATATCAGCTAATGGAGGCTTTAGCTCAGTTGAATGACGACCTGCTGTTTAAATTGTACATCCTTTTTCTTAAACAATTGAATGTATATGCGCAATGCCATTAAGGACATTTTTAGGACTTTAACAAAGAGCTATATGTCTGATATtgttctttgtgttgtgttgtgttgtgactGACCGGTGGTGGAGTCTCGTACCAAGTCTTCTTCCTTTCAGATAAAGCACACATTTAGTAAGGACACATGTAtccgtatatacacacacgggcTGGGCATTGTACCTCAGCTTACCCTCACACATGTAGGTGGACATTGTATTACTTAAAGTGCAGGATATTTATTAAAAATGCCAATTGATGATCTAATTCAGTAACACTGTATAGATAGTACAGTCTAGGTTATATTATACAGGCCCAGGGTAATGCATGTGCTATATTTAAAGTTATATCTCCCATACAACTGATGTAAAAGGATCGATAAACTGAAACTTTGCAGCAAAACTGaataaaacattatttacaATTCATGAATAATCTTTCCTTAAAACCTACTTGGTTAAGGACTTGTTGATGAGCTTTTTAAGCACGTTTTTGTTTTGGCATACGGCTGAAGTGTGGATGGTTCGTGGATGAGAATCGGTTTGGGTAGAAGAGCTGTTGGTACCGGCTGCCTCCCCCCATCGCCCTGCCCAGCCGACATGAACCCGGAGGTACTGCCGGCTGACCGGTGTACAGCATCTGACACTGGACCGAACGATCATAGCCTTCAGTATGTTCATACAAAGCAAAGGTCAAATCGTAAGTCGGTTCCGATCGCGACTGCACTCATTGGTTTAAGTATCTTCTAGTCATGTCTACCTCTGTACAAAACAAAGCAATCGACGCGGAATCATCGAGCTGCTTGACGGTCGAAAGCTTGCGTAATATCGCGAGGATTGGTTGACTTCGTGTGATTgattgcatgcacacagacagaattTCATGATTTCACGAATTATTAGgcgattacattttttaatttcgACCGACCAAGTCGCTTGAAAAAAATTGTTCACCCACCCCACTTCATGAAGTATTTATGTGACGCTACAGCATACATTTATGAATGTggttttattaaaaatatatattccatGTTGATAAATACATGACATTCCACATGATTTCATACAAGTTATTTGACTCTGCTTTTATGACAACAATGTTATAACATTGTTGTCATAAAAGCAGAGTCAAATATCGTTAACattcttgtcccccccccctccttgacaAAATCGATATTAGAGTGCAGCCCAACAGAACCAGTGTTTACATCTCTGGCCACTCTCCTGGTATGCATATGGCACTAATCGATCTCAACGGTCTGCTCCTGCACGTAGACGATGTAGTGGTGAGTGCTATCCCCCTGGGAGGTGAAGACCGTCAGAGAGTCCAgcccctccgtctcctccaccaccatcaactgATTGCTGTTggggtctccctctccctccagcatCAGCTGGTTCATGGGCCCTCTGCCCTCCGGCTCATCCGCCACCTGCAGCGAGGACATTCAGGTACTCATGCTCGTGTAGAGTTCATTCAATCGTTCAAGAGTTTGACGTTGGACTCCATTTGAAAATGCTAATGTTTTAGACAATAATCTTAATGTATTTTCACAATTGCACTTAGTGAACTTGTATTTTGTCTTGGGTTTTATGTTGTAACTGAACTGCTGTCCATCTTGTCCGGTCTCTCTTGTAAAAtagattttaatctcaatgagactaacctggttaaataaaggatatAATATAATTCATGCGTCAAAAAAATCACAGCTGTGTTTCGTCTAAATGTAAGGCTTCTGAAAAGGGGTTTGGCACGAAACAGCCATATGAAGATCTCAGCGCATCTTAGAATGGCTATAGGACAGCAAGAGGTATACACCCAAAGAAATGTGAATATAGATCTGTTTTATGTCTCCATTATTGTAATGCACATGTGAAATAGTACAGGTATTGCGACCCAAACATTTTCAGTTCATTTCTGTTGagatttttttgcaattttaATTTGGATTAAGAGTTCAATTCATCCCATAATAGTAAAGCAGTGATGCCTTACCTGCTCTACCATCGTCAAGGTGCCTGGCGCCATTGTAACCACAGAAGCCACTGCATTGTGATTCTCTGAACTGAGCTCGATGATCTGCTGGAGGATGTTCACCTGgcctacaaacacaaacaacacaagcaACACTTTGGTACACTGTAACACAACACTGGACAACTCCAAAACAATGAGAACAAGATACAAGTCTAGCTAACGAGTGAAAGGAGAGCCACACACAGATAATTTAAAGAATGCAACTAATAATGATAAAAGGGAGATGGAACAAAAATCAGTTAAACTctattgatagatagatatagatatattccATCAAGAACAGGTCCCAGCAACTAGTAGCTAAAGTTCTGTCCAGACGTAAAAGCCCTTTTGGTCTGTCTGGGGGGGCCAATCAAACACGTGAATGATGTGGCAACACTATCAACAATAGCCTTGAATATGCAGGTATTTAGCTTAAGTCAAGGAATTTACTGCTTTGAATAGAAAAACCAAAGCATGCCTTGATACGGATGTATGAAGTCTTGTATTGTTTACCGTTGGCATCCCCCGGCAGGGTTGCTGTCACCACCGTCTCCGTCTGCTGTTCCTCCTCGCCGACAGACACGTACTGCTCCTCCACCGTGTCCATCACCTACGcgtagcaacacacacaaacatgtttgctcacgcacacgcacacgataACTCACCGCTGATGTCGGAATATTGACTCCCTCTGACTTAGTGACATCATAAACGTATGTTTACACCGTGCATTGTCAGGTGGTTTGACAGAAGAACAGCCGCTTTATGAAGACAATAGCTGCAATGTTTAACCTAGTAACCAAATCTACCAGTGCATGgttgtgtctatctctctctctctctctctctctctctctctgtgtctgtgtctgtgtctgtgtctgtgtctgtgtgtacctcCCAGGACCCGGGCCCCTCCATCAGTTTGAGGTTGTGTTTGTTCTTCAGGTGTCGGTTCAGCTCCCACTTGGTGCCGTAGACAAACTCGCAGACGGGACACTTTATACCACCTATACACACAAGGTACACACACTTTATACcacctatacacacactttatacCACCTAAACACAACAAGGTACACACACTTTATACcacctatacacacactttatacCACCTAAACACAACAAGGTACACACACTTTATACcacctatacacacactttatacCACCTAAACACAACAAGGTACACACACTTTATACcacctatacacacactttatacCACCTAAACACAACAAGGTACACACACTTTATACCACCTAAACACAAAAGGTACACACACTTTATACCACCTAAACATACagggtacagacacacacacacacactttataccgCCTAAACATACagggtacagacacacacacactttataccaCCTAAGCACACAACTTATACCACCTAAACACAcaaggtacacacaaacactttattCAACCTAAAAACCTGAggtacacatacaaaaacactttATCCCACCTAAGCACACGAAgtgcacaaataaacacacacgcacacacacacagtattcaaaTACTAAGTACAATCAACTCAAAAAAGCAATAAaaggtgtatgtatgtatgcatgcatatatgtatatatatatatatatatatatatatatatgccttgATTCTTCAGTCAGCAGTAGTGATTCAGAAGGGGCCTGATCACGCCTGTTTTCTCTGACTGAACACAGGACAGGTATGGAGGGGGTACCTTGGAGCTCCAGGGAGTCTGCGTTGGGGAGGCCGGGGCCTGCGTTGTGGTACTCCTGGTCGGGGTGCTTGCGGCTGTAGTGTCTCTTCAGAGGCCCGGAGATGTTACAGGAGTACGGGCAGTGGGCGCAGCGGAACGGCTGGGGGAACACAACAGGGTTTTAGGGTTAAAGGTTAGACCCTGTGTTGGAGCTTGTCCCGTGCtactaagggggggggggggggggaacctgcGGTTCCCCCCCTGAACGTCTGAACCTGCGGTTCCTCTCGTACTGAGCCGGATTACTATTGCAACAACACATCATCAGTAGGGTAAAACTAACCTGTCTCACGACGGttctaatgtatatatattttattttatatcatttttaaatggaaaaaaaaacactccaCTGAACATACAGGAAACATTAGAATCCCCAAAGTCGTTAGAGGTGCACCTGAGTAAACTTGTTTATGCGAGTATAAGAAAGGTAtgtgcatagtgtgtgtgtgtgtgtgtgtgtgtgtgtgtgtgtgtgtgtgtgtgtgtgtgtgtgtgtgtgtgtgtgtgtgtgtgtgtgtgtgtgtgtgtgtgtaccttaaaTCCAGCATGCTGCTCCATGTGTCTGAGTAGGGCAGGTTTGGACACGGACGTATACTCACATTCTGAACAATGGAAGCGCTTCCCTGCTCACacaacagatagagagagacgccGTCATAAAATGAGGACCATTTCGAATAATAAGCCAATGCTGCACTGAGATACACATTcggtgttcaataaaaaaaagaattacgGTAAACAAAACTGTTGAAAATTCTTCATCATCCACAAACTAATTTCTATACTTTGAATGTTTTATGACTTTTTAAAGTtattttgcttgtgtgtttgtttttactcctgtaTTGCTATTGTCATTATGTAAGGTGTCTGAGTACTTAGTGCTATATAAATCAAACATAAGGAGCACAGGAagttaatttaataaatattaattattgAGCTGTGAAGGGATAGGATTAAATAAGTTGTATACTTCTTCCTACTCCTTTTCAGGCATTCCAATAGAATACTgaattttaattttatttttcttattgatgAAACAATTTGAACATGGTTTTTATTCATTGATTTTTTTTCGTGCTTTTCATTTCGTTTTTGTATTTAAGGTATGTTAGGTTGTTATTGATAAGTCTGATATAAAtctaatcaatcaatcaaaaaacATAGACAAGCACGTTCGTATAACAACCTatatcatcacccccccccacagccactCACCCTCTGCGCTGTGGCTGAGCCGGTGGCTCTTCAGGGTCACCTTGGACTTGAACTTCTTGCCACACAGGTCACAGAGGTGGCTCCTCTCGCTGCTGTGGCGGTTCATGTGGGCCTTCAGGTTGCTCTTACTGCGGCTGGCGTACTCACACACCGTGCAGTGGAAGGGCTTCAGGCCTGCACGCACACGGGAACACACTGGGATaagttgtgtgtgttcgtaGGAGGAAGGGACTTGCTGGAGGTACTGGGTGATGAATGCCGGACCGTCAATCATAGTTTCACCTAAAAATTCTGCTGGTCAAACTGAAATATTGAGTGAGGTTTTAAACCATGGGACGAAAGGTGCTTATGCAGACAgaccatatgtgtgtgtggtgtgttgatggtcagtttctctttgtgtgtgtgaggtcaccttcctctctctgtgtgtgtgtgtgtgtgtgtgtgtgtgtgtgtgtgtgtgtgtgtgtgtgtgtgtgtgtgtgtgtgtgtgtgtgtgtgtgtgtgtgtgtgtgtgtgtgtggtcacctTCGTGTGCCCAGATGTGTTGCTGGAGGTCACTGCTGTTCTTGAGGAAGTAGGAGTCACAGTAAGGACACTTCTCTGCCCGCTTCACCATCAACCCAGTGCCCTGCTGGGGTACGGTGTCTtatgcgcgcacacgcacacacacacacacacacacacacacacacacacacacacacacgcaatcacaacCCACAAGTTACACCCACAGCTCAAGCCTCTAAAAACATAAAATTGCACCGCAATTTCTTTTTAATTGTGTCACAGAACCATGATTCATTTAGTACCTCTAATACTACTACTTCCATTAACTAGGTTGTCAGCTAACTAGCCAGTGTGAGGACACAGCTGTCAACCCGTAGCCATTAAGTCAGAGGAAACATCATTCCATGAGGGACCTCACAAGGTGAGTGTGTCAGCAATATGCAGAGgagatacaacacacacacacacacacacacacacacacacacacacacacacacacacacacacacacacacacacacacacacacacacacacacacacacacacacacacacacacacacacacacacaccaattagtCTTTCCTTCTTCTAAAAGAGCTGCTTCCTGTATCAAGAGGACATAGTGCCTTCCCACGCTCCTACCATGTGAATAAAATGCGATAAACTTCCTCATAACATCATAATGAGAAGAGTAAAAACGAAACAGCAGTCGCTATTTTGACCACATTGACTCCACCACCGGGGAGGATCTGCCCCTCCGGCAGCTGGTGTGGTGTTGGCACGACTCGTCTTCTCTTACCGGGATGTGTGTTTCGGATGTGGTGCATCAGTCTGTATTCTGGGAAGTTCTGATTGCAAACAGGACAGGCCTTCACCTGGGAACAATAGTCGGTGTTACATTTACATCACCGCTAACATCAGTAAATTCTCTGCGTATTTTTACAGTCCATTTGAACTCTTTTGATGCAAGCAAGCTAACAAAGAGTTCCTAGTGTGTCGTGCGTATTGAGCGGTGGTTAGGGGTAGTGGCTGTAACCTGGGTGCGTTACCTGTTCCTGGTGCGTCCTCAGGTGGGACTGCAGTTTGTACTTGTCGGGGGAGGTGTACCTGCAGCCGGGGCTGGGGCAGGCCAGCAGCACGCCGCTGTGCTTCTGCACCACGTGGCGCTTCAGGCAGCTCTTGGTGATGGACGAGTAGTCGCACTGGCTGCAGTAGTGCACGTGCTCCttggtgtgcgtgcgcacgtggAGGTTATAGTGCACCTGGTACCAGAAGAGCTTTCCTGCGGAGCAacggcggacggacggacggacgcacaCAGAGGTTGGCGGGAAGTGTATCTCAACAGCTCAGTGGTCGTAGTTCTAATTCATCTGTAGCCCAACTCTGAGTTCTCCTTTATTGGAAATTGCACTGCAGTTTCCTGAACCGACAGAACGCACGTCACACCCGCTGGAGCCAGGGTGCGCAGCCGATAGAAAACCACAAATCTTGGAAAGTATTTTTAGCCAGACGGAGCAGACTTCCTTAATTACATAGAGAATATCCCCTAGTCTAACAACTTTATAAATagatgtattaaaaaaatatgttaacCAACACTTTGAGACCCAAACAGAAACCTTTCCAATGAAAAGAGTGACTTTGGCTTATACTACCCATTTAAAGAAAGGCTACAGTAGAAGAGGATGGACGAGATGAAACGGGACTGTACTCACCACAGTACTGACACTCCAGGTCTCCGTATATCTTGCGGAGCCGCTTGAACAACTCCATGTTGAGCTGGGTTTTGTTGAGGGACGCCAAAACCTTCTGGAAGGCGTTCTGCTCTTGGGCCTCGGGTTCCTATTAGAAGATCATCAATAACACGGAACTCATGATGCATgcaatcaaaaatccaaaaagcaAAGATAATCTTGTGCAACCTTATAGAACATGCCGTTTAAATGCCGACATACTGCCTGTCTATCCCCGATTGAACCCAAGGCAACAGATATTTTCGGACACTGttacatgtacatgtacattgGGCTCGCTTGACAAAGAGAAGTGAACTCAACGTGGCTCAATAAATACTGATACTGATTTCAGCCACGACAACAACAATCTCAAATGGCATTGATCTACTGACCGTTTCCGAACGAGATTCAGAGCCATCTTTTACTCCGTCGTTGTTTGAATCCTCAGGGGACAGATCTTTGGGGCTGCTTTCCGAATCAGGCGTGTCTGTAGTTGCGGTCGTCTGTGCCGGTCGGGCCGAGGGTGGAACAGGATGACCAGGCGATTCGACGGCTGTACTCCCATCGGTTTCGATGAATGTCGAGCCTGGGTTTTCATCAGCTCCGTCTGGTTGGGTCTTCGGGTTTTCAGGTGCAGTTCCGCTGACGGATACGAGTGCGGGGGTTTCATCAGCACCAGGCTGAGAGGAGTCCCCATCCACTCCCTCCTTTGGGGCTGAGCCACCCGGAAGCTTCTCATCCACGTCCTCTGCTGCGATGTCCTCTACAGTGATGTTCTCTGTAGCGGTGTCCTCTACAGTAATGTTCTCTGTAGCGGTGTCCTCTACAGTAATGTTCTCTGTAGCGGTGTCCTCTACAGTAATGTCCTCTACAGTAATGTTCTCAGTAGCGGTGTCCTTTACAGTAATGTTCTCTGTAGCGGTGTCCTCTACACTAATGTTCTCTGTAGCGGTGTCCTCTACTGTGATGTCCTCTTCAGTGGTGTCCTCTACAGGGATGTCCCCTACATCGGTGTCCTCTACGGTGGTGTCCTCTACTGTGATGTCCTCTTCAGCGGTGTCCACTGCTGACACCTTCTGGCCGACGGCCTCTTTGTAATCCGACGGGAAACTCTTCCCCTCACTGATCACCGCCTCTCCGTTCTCCCCCCTCGCTTCCACCTCACCCTGCCCCCTCGCTCCACCTCCCCCTGCCGCCGTCCCCCCGCTCTGAGGGTCGTCCCCGCCTCCTTCGGCTCCTTCCTGCTCCATCTGCTCCACCCCGACCTCCCCCCCGTCCTTCCTGGCCAGCGTTCCACCGACTTCCACAGGTcggtcccccccctcctccgcggGCTCCGGTcggtcccccccctcctccccgacggcctcaccctcccctccctggggGCCCCCTGCGGCCCCCTCGTCCGGGCCCTCCCTCCAGGCGTCGTCCCCCGGCTGCATCAGGCAGTAGCTGCCGTTGATGCAGTCGACGAAGGCCTGCTCGGGCTCGGCGTCCGGGTGCCGCTCCTTCAGGTGGGCCCTCAGCCGCTGGGAGCTCATGCACGTCACGCCGCAGCGGCCGCACACGTACAGGAACAGGTGCTTCCGCACGTGGGCGCCGAGGGCCGACATCTTGGTGGCGGCGTAGTCGCAGAGCAGGCAGCCGAAGGGCCGCTGGGGCCCGTGCACCAGCAGGTGGCGCTCCCGCTGCAGCTGGTTCTTAAAGCGGCGGTTGCAGGTGGGGCAGTGGTAGAGGAGCTGCCTCTGGCCCTGTCGCGTCTTCAGCCTGGGGTCGATCGGAGGACATGCGGGTCAGCTTAACATGTTCGTATCTTCATTGATTAACAGCATTCCCTAGTCTACCCGTTCTGATggactttttcttttcttttttttgactTTACCTCTAAAGTTGACATTCATtgcatttaattattttttaacatacAAGGTAACATTTTAACTTAATAGACACGCAATTCAACTATTCAACTAAAATGTATTGAatatacattaaaaaatatacatatattattaataatataattctCAAATTACGTGTAATTAGTTTCATGTTATAAATCCAACATGTATATCAACACTTCCAAATTGATTTAATTGAATGTAAACCACTAGTATACAAGACCACAGGGCTCCACCTGAGCTGCTGGTAGCTCTGCTGTACGGCCGGCTCCTTCGTGTTGTGCCGCTGCTCCATGTGCCTCAGCAGGTTCTTCACGTCAGAGTACTTCTTCTGGCAGAACTCACAGTGCTGCTTCACCTTCAGGTGGACCCGCTCCACGTGGACCTGGGGCCCGGAGAGAAAGAGGGTCGCCCCTGTCAAACCCAGAAACCATCTACCGCTGTAATTCATTGTGGGGTCTGAGTAATTCATTGCAACGATATGGTGCAGTTCCAAGACACTCAAAGAGCTGTCCATGGTGAGAGTGTGGGATTGAAGACCTCAGTACCAGTGGAGAGGTAAGGAATCAAACTATCCCATCAGAGACCAGGGGATGATTGGGGGCCCCAGGTTGGGGATttgcccccccccttctcttgcGATGcgtgccatgggatctttagcGTTCTTATGGAATATCCCCTATGCTCCAGGTCTTTGTCCTGGGAGATCTGGGATATAACTTAGGCCTGAGGAATGagcgccccctagtggctctccaacacctccaccagcaaCCTATGGGTTCCCAATCCGAGGATGCACCAGGCCAGTACTGCTAAGCTTCCTGCTTCATCATCTTATGCTGATGATGCTCAGCTTTCCCTGGCCATTAGCTATGAAGGCAGATACATACAGCatataggcaaggcaactttatttatatagcacttttcatacacaaggcagactcaaagtgcttcacatataaacattgtcgtacaataaaaaataaggcataaaataatatatacaatgtCACCTTTAAGTGGCCAGGACTGAGGGAGATGAACGGACAGTGAGGGCAGCTGAACTTCTCCCCCGTGTGTTTCCGCAGGTGGACGTTCAAGTTGGCTTGAGCACAAAAAGATTAACAGCTATTGTAAATCACATTTATAAACCCTGGTTCATTTTATCAATGATATCTTGAGAGAAATACAATTTTTatcaataatgataatattaataataatgattttcCAGTGGTGACGTTATACATAGTGGACATTGTTTTCCAGTCTTTATAAGAGCCAATTGGTTATTATTTCATACAGCGGAAGCAGTTGTAAAGAGAAGAGTACGGGTAGCTTGGGGCGGCGTTACCTTTGATAGCTGAGGCGTAGCTGCAGTGTGGACACTGGAAGGGCTTCTCCTGGGTGTGGGTCCGGAGGTGAGCCACCAGAGAGTGCCTGAACTTAAAGATCTTATTGCAGAACTCACAGGTGAAGATCTTCAGCTGGCTTTCAACAAGacttggaggagaggggggggggatacatcATACAACACTGTATTAGTGGTAGCGTCATGTTTTGTGGTCAATGGTCAATGCCTAACTTCATAGAAATAGGTAAATGGTAAATAACCCAATAGGAGTTGGATATTGCTCTACAACCCAATTCAAATGCTTCATAGCATGCAATATTGGATCTAACAAATGGGTAAAAGTAATGTGTGTGGTGAGTTGGTGATCTTGTATTACCTGGTACTAACTTGCTTAATGGAGTATTCCTGAAAGCCTTGGTTGTAGGCTGCGTTGGAAGCAGGGTCAAGGTCCGTGCTAagatcaaaaacaaaataacaaattaacaaattTGAGTTTGAGACTCATTCTAAATACATTTGTGTCGTTTGAAAGGGCGAAGAATTAAGACAGGGGATTGAGACAGGGGAGTGTGTGACTTGTAGAGGTAAAAAAATGACCTCGTTTCTGTGGGTTGGGACTCTGGGTTATCTGGGCCAGCTGCAGCGATGCTGGGGGCTTCGGTCCCCTCAGGCTTCCCACCATGCTGAAACGTTACAATAGAAACATACTGTTAACACAGCCTGTGTCCAGGGGTTGATACTAGTACACAGTACTAGTAAGTTAAGGTGCATTACATACCTCTAATAATCTAATCATAATACTTCCGGAAAGCTGTGCTGTATAGCACAGCTAGAAACAGACTAGAAACAAGTGAATGTATCTGATAATTAACCTTGGTAAAATCATTTTAATATACATTCTTTCTAAGAATTTAAGTTAGAAATAATTGAAATTTGTGATAAAACACTAATTTGAAGCACGTCCAATGAACTTGCAGCCAGCTTGTCAATTTGCCTTGTGTCAACAACCAATGTGTCAACAAATCACACAATCCTTTGATTTGTCTTCCCTTTAAACTGACCTGAGGGTTGGAGGCCGAAGAATCTGCCTCTGCTGTAGCAGACTCTACCGGTACCATCTTCGTAGCATCTGCAGAAGCACAACTTTATCATGACAAGATAATCTATCAAATCAAGACCCAGTTGAACCCCTTATCATTGTTTAACAGAGGCAAGTTCTCCCTGGACTGACCTGCGAGGGTTTCATGTTCCGTCAGGACAACGCTGATCACAGACTTTTTGTTCCAGCCAGCGGGAACACCTTCTTGGTGGGTGAAGGTTCTGTCATAGGCCTGCGTCCGACCTTTTCGACTGGTTCTCTGGATCTTGGCCCCATCTACTAAAGCAGCGTTACTCATTGCGCGGCTCACAAGCCGTATGCGGCTCGCCAAGCCTCTATTTGTGGCTCGCATGGAAGTAAAAATATACAGTGATATGATCATGCAGTGAacagatatttaaaaaaaaaaatctaaacaagCATAACATAAAatctgtaaaaaataataataatgtggctGCACCAGATTGATGCATTTTACATTGAATGGTAATAGAAATGTATTGAAAGGGGGTATTCTATGAACACACTCGTTTTGATTGATAatatttaattcattaattttttGCAAATATTTTAAGAAAAATTAATAACTTATTCTTCAATAGCTTCTATGTTATATGACCCAGTGTCTCCACATTATTCCAGAAAATagtacacagtcacacaagtCTTAATTCTCATCTCAAAGTGCACAAGATTGGGGGAGCATGCCCCCTAAGGACTGGGTTCCTTCCACAGTTTCACACAATTCTGTGGGAAATACTGCTTCAGGGATGACATATTAATAACCAGGCATACTTATGTTTGACTGGATTTATAGTTTTTGATACTTTGGGGTAAAAATGGCTTTCCTGTCGACTGCGGCTCTCCTGAAAAGAATAGTGAATACCACTGTACTAAAAGAACCGAAACGTTGAATTAGCATTATAGTCTTTTCCCTGGATCAAAATGTATGCCTTTCATAAAATGTAATagattgtatttgtattggCAGTTAGAAAGTAGTTTCAAATAAATTATTCCCACTGTATTTTCGAGTGTAATCAACTATTCGACTGTGTGCATAAGGTCACTggtcactgaaacacacacagattaccATGTAGGGTAGCATTATTTTTCCATGGCGATAACTCTTTTGCTGCAGAACAGGTTGTTCTTCTTGCACttttcacccctccaccccactcACCATTCCCAttgtcctcctccccgtcctcttCGTCTGCATCCTTGTCTTCTTTCAGGCAGATGTGTTTGAGGATCTGCCTTCTGTTGCT from Gadus morhua chromosome 11, gadMor3.0, whole genome shotgun sequence carries:
- the zfat gene encoding zinc finger protein ZFAT isoform X2, encoding MRFYFRLMEEPKADASMFMCRLCNIFSPSRAQLLVHCSQLHSQHQPAGDIIVSLQPLAGPEGAQAGPEKPQAGPEEPPTVKPAKRKRGRPKGSRKKSLLESSEGQAGPDLLPSETQYGGEQEARAGERESQGERHGTTPSLECSKCSRSFSNRRQILKHICLKEDKDADEEDGEEDNGNDGAKIQRTSRKGRTQAYDRTFTHQEGVPAGWNKKSVISVVLTEHETLADATKMVPVESATAEADSSASNPQHGGKPEGTEAPSIAAAGPDNPESQPTETSTDLDPASNAAYNQGFQEYSIKQVSTSLVESQLKIFTCEFCNKIFKFRHSLVAHLRTHTQEKPFQCPHCSYASAIKANLNVHLRKHTGEKFSCPHCPFISLSPGHLKVHVERVHLKVKQHCEFCQKKYSDVKNLLRHMEQRHNTKEPAVQQSYQQLRLKTRQGQRQLLYHCPTCNRRFKNQLQRERHLLVHGPQRPFGCLLCDYAATKMSALGAHVRKHLFLYVCGRCGVTCMSSQRLRAHLKERHPDAEPEQAFVDCINGSYCLMQPGDDAWREGPDEGAAGGPQGGEGEAVGEEGGDRPEPAEEGGDRPVEVGGTLARKDGGEVGVEQMEQEGAEGGGDDPQSGGTAAGGGGARGQGEVEARGENGEAVISEGKSFPSDYKEAVGQKVSAVDTAEEDITVEDTTVEDTDVGDIPVEDTTEEDITVEDTATENISVEDTATENITVKDTATENITVEDITVEDTATENITVEDTATENITVEDTATENITVEDIAAEDVDEKLPGGSAPKEGVDGDSSQPGADETPALVSVSGTAPENPKTQPDGADENPGSTFIETDGSTAVESPGHPVPPSARPAQTTATTDTPDSESSPKDLSPEDSNNDGVKDGSESRSETEPEAQEQNAFQKVLASLNKTQLNMELFKRLRKIYGDLECQYCGKLFWYQVHYNLHVRTHTKEHVHYCSQCDYSSITKSCLKRHVVQKHSGVLLACPSPGCRYTSPDKYKLQSHLRTHQEQVKACPVCNQNFPEYRLMHHIRNTHPDTVPQQGTGLMVKRAEKCPYCDSYFLKNSSDLQQHIWAHEGLKPFHCTVCEYASRSKSNLKAHMNRHSSERSHLCDLCGKKFKSKVTLKSHRLSHSAEGKRFHCSECEYTSVSKPALLRHMEQHAGFKPFRCAHCPYSCNISGPLKRHYSRKHPDQEYHNAGPGLPNADSLELQGGIKCPVCEFVYGTKWELNRHLKNKHNLKLMEGPGSWEVMDTVEEQYVSVGEEEQQTETVVTATLPGDANGQVNILQQIIELSSENHNAVASVVTMAPGTLTMVEQVADEPEGRGPMNQLMLEGEGDPNSNQLMVVEETEGLDSLTVFTSQGDSTHHYIVYVQEQTVEID